Within the Setaria viridis chromosome 3, Setaria_viridis_v4.0, whole genome shotgun sequence genome, the region CCGATTTGTTTTCATCCCTACCTGCCGGTCACTGTCCttgcctgcaccgccgccgaaGTTGCCTACCGAAGCCCTCAATTAAGGTGTTGGACATGTAGGATGCTTACATTTCAaatgttattttttaaaaaataattaaattgtACTATACATATTGGACCTCCTTATatcttgtactccctccgttccaaattgtaaggcactccaagaatcttggagagtcaaagcatttcaagtttgaccaaaattatagagaaaaatataaaaaattatgacatcaaatagatatactatgaaatgaaaatataattgataaagaatctaataatacttagttgacatcataaatattattatattatcatataaatttggtcaaacttaaagatactttgactctccaagattcttagaatgacttacaatttggaacagagggaataCTTATTTTGGAACAACATGATGGTTCCTCTAAATCAGACTCATTGAAGTGGGGAAAATGCATTTCAAATTTAACTCATAAGATAATTAATCGCTCGTGGATCCCTCTATAATCAAATTGTGCCACATGTCGTATGCGTGGCTATTTGGTTTGTTCTTCCATCTCATCTCAGTCGTCAATCTATTACAATAAACTACTAATTTTTTGAATGGTGTGTAAACTAAAGTCTCATGAAAAATGATAGGAATCAGAATCATGGCTAGGTGGCTCAACTAGCCTGCTTGTTGCCTTTATAGGCCTGCTAGCCAGGCTAATCTGGTGCCAAGGAGGCCGAGAGCAGCCACATTGTGGAGCAAAAGCCAATGCTCGAATAGGAAAGAGAAGGTTCGAGCATCGATTTTGCCACGGCAACAGCCGCATGTGCGGTGTTTGGATATaggggttaaattttaacaggggttaaattttaacctgtcacatcgaatgttcggatattaattaggaggattaaacatgagttaattataaaactaattgtagaacctctATGCTAAAtcacgaatctattaagcctaattaatccatcattagcgaatggttactgtagcaccacattatcaaatcatgaactaattaggtttaatagattcgtctcgtgatttagcctaggggttgtgcaattagttttgtaattaaactatatttaatacttctaattagtgtcaaacatccgattTGATGTGGGCTAAGATTTAGCTTAGAAAAAACATGCATCGAAGcttgggccatgtttagttccctccaaacttccaactttgacactatgcaaaaagaagattccccatcacatcaaacttgcggtacatgcatggagtactaaatgtagacaaaatcaaaaactaattgcacaattttgttgtactttgcgagacgaatcttttgagcctaattagtcaatatttggacaataattcataaatacaaacgaaatgctagagttgcgcatttatggcaaaatgccaatttgaccactcccaaattgggaactaaacaaggcgtTGGACTTCCCCCGATGCCAGGTTACCGTGAGCAAGTAGAATATTATTTTATCATAAGATTCTCTCACGAATCAAAACTCTAATATTTTATTTGAAGAATAGGTCCATGATGCATTTAGCGTGCTGAACACTGCGACGGAGAACAGATCGAAGCATCGCTACCATATGTCAGTAAAAAGGCATTTCAAACCTCATCTTGGCTGTGGCTGCGCAGGCCTGGCTGTTTTACCCGAGCCAGACTTGCACAAGGCTCCGGCGGGATGTCCTTGGGCCACGCAGATGAAATTCCCTCACCCCTTGTAAGTTGAGTAGTTGACAGACAAGAGTTTATGCCAGCGGGCACAGATCATCACTTGACAGTTCCAAACCGTAGTACTTCATCGTGGGTCAATTCAGTTCCTTTTGGTAAAGTTTACGAAGTATCTTGGTCAAAAgtagggcctgttcgcttcagcttataagccggctgaaaagctgaaacggctgatttgttgtgagaggaaaatactgtttggtggccgataagccagctgaataagctgaagcgaacagacctaGGTGAGTAAAAGACAGCACACTCTGCTCTTTGCACGAGAACTCAAGTGACGTCGCCGAAAGTTCTACAAGTAGTTCCGTGACAAAGACTCTAGCAAATGTGACAGCAGTCGGGTACAAATAAAATACAGCACTGAACCACCCGGCTCTGCGTTGACCTCCGGTTCCTGCCTCGCCGGTCTTCACCAATCGCCAGCACAAAACTGGGTCTTCCGCTAACCCGCGAGTTCAGGCTCAGTACTCTCTCACCAGACGCCCTCACCGGCTcacccgccccgcgcccgccttCCAATGGCGCCCCTCCCCTGCCGCGACCTCCCCGCTCGGCTCCCAACCCTCcctcgccacgccaccgcccACGCACGGCTCTCCTCCCTGCGCGCTCCAGCCCCTCGCCGaccacccaccaccaccgcaaGCACAAGCGCGAGCACGCTGCGGCTCCCCTTCGCGGCCACAAGGGATGACTCGGCGCTCGCCTCCCTCGTCGGCCAGCTCGAACACGACGTTGTGCACGGCCAGTACCGCGACGACGTTCaggacgaggaagaagaggaggaggacctgcacctcctcgacgacgcccggcgccgccgcgggaggaGGCACCAGGACGAGCTGCCCGCGCGGTGGCGCGAGATCCACGGGCGCGACGACTGGGCGGGGCTCCTTGACCCGATGGACCCTCTGCTCCGGTCGGAGCTCATCCGGTACGGCGAGCTCGCGCAGGCCTGCTACGACGCCTTCGACTACGACCCGTCCTCCCGGTACTGCGGCAGCTGCAAGTACCCGCGGCGCGACTTCTTCGAGCGGCTGGGCATGCCGGAGGCGGCGCGAGGGTACGCCGTGTCCCGGTACCTGTACGCGACGTCCAACTTCCGGTTCCCCAACTTCTTCCCGCAGTCCCGCGCGGGCGCCAAGATCTGGAGCCAGAGCGCCAACTGGATCGGGTACGTGGCCGTGTCCGGCGACGAGGAGAGCGCACGTCTGGGGCGGCGCGACATCGCCATCGCGTGGCGCGGCACGGTGACGAGGCTGGAGTGGGTGTCGGACCTCATGGACTTCCTCCGCCCCGTGGCGGACGAGGGCATCCCGTGCCCGGACCCGGAGGTGAAGGTGCTGGCCGGCTTCGCGGACCTGTACACGGACAAGGACCCCACCTGCCGCTTCTGCAAGTACTCGGCGCGCGAGCAGGTCCTGATGGAGGTCCGTCGGCTCGTGGCGCGGTACGCCGCGCGGGGCGAGGACGTGAGCATTACCGTGACCGGGCACAGCCTCGGCAGCGCCCTGGCCATGCTGAGCGCCTACGACATCGCCGAGTCCGGCGCgaacgtcgccggcggcgccggcgacggcggcgggcagaGGGCCGTGGCGCCCGTGTGCGTGTACTCGTTCGCGGGGCCCCGGGTGGGGAACGCGGCGTTCAAGCGGCGGTTCGAGTCGGAGCTCGGGGTGAGGGCGCTGCGGGTGGTGAACGTGCACGACAACGTGACGCGGATGCCCGGGATCCTGCTGAACGAGGGGGCGCCCGAGGC harbors:
- the LOC117847338 gene encoding phospholipase A1-Igamma1, chloroplastic; translation: MAPLPCRDLPARLPTLPRHATAHARLSSLRAPAPRRPPTTTASTSASTLRLPFAATRDDSALASLVGQLEHDVVHGQYRDDVQDEEEEEEDLHLLDDARRRRGRRHQDELPARWREIHGRDDWAGLLDPMDPLLRSELIRYGELAQACYDAFDYDPSSRYCGSCKYPRRDFFERLGMPEAARGYAVSRYLYATSNFRFPNFFPQSRAGAKIWSQSANWIGYVAVSGDEESARLGRRDIAIAWRGTVTRLEWVSDLMDFLRPVADEGIPCPDPEVKVLAGFADLYTDKDPTCRFCKYSAREQVLMEVRRLVARYAARGEDVSITVTGHSLGSALAMLSAYDIAESGANVAGGAGDGGGQRAVAPVCVYSFAGPRVGNAAFKRRFESELGVRALRVVNVHDNVTRMPGILLNEGAPEAVRRVAERLLRVPWCYTHVGVELALDHKRSPFLKDTMDPACYHDLEAHLHLIDGYHGRGERFVLASGRDPALVNKACDFLKDHHGVPPCWRQDENKGMVRGRDGRWVQPDRHGWHLDDHDHDDPHHHHHSHHDDDGQHHRSSSHRREGHHGGADDGARRHRDDQHGHDLRSHRPSKRDV